A single window of Pseudomonadota bacterium DNA harbors:
- a CDS encoding dihydroorotase: MSILAPIVIQGGTVIDAATDREGLFDILVQDGRVAAIEKPGVLQSHATAEKIDAKGQWVIPGCIDLHVHLREPGEEWKETIQTGAEAAVLGGFTSICCMPNTKPANDSAEVTRFILEKAKAAGAARVLPIGAISMGRKGQQLAPYSELAKAGCVAFSDDGDPVADAGLMRRALEWCLMLGLPLSCHEEDKSLSCGGCMNESPLSLRLGLNGFPGIAEDVMIARDIELARFTKGRVHICHVSTARGIELIRRAKNDGINITCEVAPHHLVLDETSVSSYDTNYKMMPPLKPCEDIEGLFKGIEDGTVDAIASDHAPHDLDSKLVEFSRATVGILGLQTSLPLFVELCSQGKVSRRRMVELLCYGPARSFGLSSGTLRVGSEADITVLDPKRRWRFAVEQVRSKSKNSPFLGRELMGLATHVLVAGRRVVRDGKLAAEQTEQQDIRG, translated from the coding sequence ATGAGTATCCTAGCTCCGATAGTTATTCAGGGGGGAACGGTTATCGATGCCGCCACGGATCGTGAGGGGTTATTCGATATCCTCGTTCAGGATGGCAGAGTTGCCGCAATTGAGAAGCCTGGGGTGTTACAGAGTCATGCTACGGCCGAGAAGATCGATGCCAAAGGTCAGTGGGTAATACCGGGTTGTATCGACCTGCACGTGCATCTGCGTGAGCCGGGAGAGGAGTGGAAGGAGACAATTCAGACCGGCGCTGAGGCGGCGGTGCTCGGTGGATTTACCAGTATCTGTTGTATGCCGAACACCAAGCCGGCCAACGATTCGGCCGAGGTAACGCGCTTTATTTTAGAGAAAGCAAAGGCTGCCGGTGCAGCTAGAGTTCTGCCGATAGGTGCGATCTCAATGGGGCGCAAGGGGCAGCAGCTTGCTCCGTACTCAGAGTTAGCGAAGGCTGGATGTGTGGCGTTTTCAGATGACGGCGATCCGGTTGCGGATGCTGGTCTGATGCGGCGCGCTTTGGAGTGGTGCTTGATGCTTGGGCTACCACTTTCGTGTCACGAGGAGGACAAGAGTTTAAGTTGCGGTGGGTGTATGAACGAGTCCCCACTCTCGCTCCGTCTTGGGCTGAATGGGTTTCCGGGTATCGCTGAGGATGTGATGATCGCGCGCGATATAGAGCTGGCCCGTTTTACAAAGGGCAGGGTTCATATCTGCCACGTCTCTACGGCGCGTGGCATTGAGCTTATCCGTCGAGCAAAGAACGATGGAATTAATATAACGTGTGAGGTTGCTCCGCATCACTTGGTGCTCGATGAGACTAGCGTTAGTAGCTACGATACGAACTATAAGATGATGCCACCCCTTAAGCCCTGCGAGGATATTGAGGGACTTTTTAAGGGGATTGAGGATGGAACCGTCGATGCTATCGCAAGCGATCATGCTCCGCACGATCTCGATAGTAAATTAGTCGAGTTCTCGCGCGCTACGGTGGGGATACTGGGGTTACAAACCAGCCTGCCGTTATTCGTAGAGCTGTGTTCCCAGGGTAAGGTCTCTCGGCGCCGGATGGTTGAGCTGCTCTGTTACGGACCGGCGCGATCTTTTGGGCTCTCTTCTGGAACTCTGCGTGTCGGCAGTGAGGCGGATATTACCGTGCTAGATCCGAAGCGTCGTTGGCGCTTTGCGGTTGAGCAGGTTCGTTCAAAATCAAAGAATAGTCCATTTCTCGGTCGTGAGTTAATGGGATTGGCTACGCATGTGCTCGTAGCTGGTCGGCGTGTTGTTCGAGATGGAAAATTGGCGGCTGAGCAGACTGAGCAGCAAGATATTCGGGGTTAG
- a CDS encoding aspartate carbamoyltransferase catalytic subunit yields MVDHLLGIEGLSKNEINRYLDAAHSFVEVSERDIKKVPTLRGKTIVNIFFEPSTRTLASFDIAGKRLSADTINVSAGSSSVKKGETLLDTVRTLESMNPDILVIRHSESGAAHFVARHLHRASVVNAGDGAHEHPTQALLDLLTLRQHFAKSKRSIEGLRIGFVGDVRHSRVARSNIWAHLALGNEVRLVGPPTLVPFEMSAVFGGGSVHVVHNIVDGLRDLDVVVCLRMQLERQDQHFIPSLDEYSKEYCVSEKLLERYAPESVVLHPGPINRGTEISGEVADGPRSLIRQQVNNGVAVRMAVLYLLARSAQSHEEIIK; encoded by the coding sequence ATGGTCGACCACTTGTTGGGAATAGAAGGGCTTTCGAAAAACGAAATAAATCGGTACCTCGATGCGGCACATTCGTTTGTAGAGGTATCTGAGCGGGACATCAAAAAGGTCCCAACCCTGCGCGGAAAGACGATAGTCAACATCTTTTTCGAGCCATCCACCCGAACCCTAGCCAGTTTTGATATCGCAGGAAAGCGTCTCTCTGCTGACACTATTAATGTTAGCGCTGGCTCCAGTTCCGTTAAGAAGGGCGAGACCCTACTAGATACAGTACGTACCCTTGAATCGATGAACCCAGATATCTTAGTGATCCGACACTCCGAGAGTGGGGCGGCGCACTTTGTGGCACGTCACCTCCACCGAGCCTCGGTTGTAAACGCAGGGGATGGTGCGCACGAGCATCCAACTCAGGCGCTTTTGGATCTTCTGACCCTGCGCCAGCACTTTGCTAAGAGTAAGCGCAGCATAGAGGGGTTGCGGATCGGATTTGTCGGTGACGTTAGGCATTCCCGCGTTGCTCGTAGTAATATCTGGGCGCATCTTGCGCTTGGTAACGAGGTGCGGCTAGTTGGGCCTCCAACGCTGGTGCCATTTGAAATGTCTGCCGTTTTCGGTGGGGGCTCGGTGCACGTTGTTCATAACATAGTAGATGGGCTGCGCGATCTCGACGTTGTGGTGTGTCTCCGTATGCAGCTCGAACGACAGGACCAGCACTTTATCCCGAGCCTTGATGAGTACAGTAAGGAGTACTGCGTCTCTGAAAAGTTACTGGAGCGCTATGCGCCAGAGAGCGTAGTGCTGCACCCCGGGCCGATCAATCGTGGGACTGAGATCTCTGGCGAGGTGGCGGATGGGCCACGCTCATTGATTAGGCAACAGGTTAATAACGGCGTAGCGGTTAGGATGGCGGTGCTCTACCTCTTGGCGCGTAGCGCACAGTCGCATGAGGAGATAATCAAATGA
- the pyrR gene encoding bifunctional pyr operon transcriptional regulator/uracil phosphoribosyltransferase PyrR, translated as MNTKYKPIPREWQLVMDEETIARAISRMSFEILEKDRDLKNLAIVGIRTGGEFLGKRLQEEIQRIEKIEVPYGVIDITLYRDDLSSAQSQPTLRGTDLPFRIAGSRIILVDDVLFTGRTIRSALDAIIDFGRPHRVELAVLADRGYRELPIQADYVGKVIPTQRSQLVRVRLTEMGYRDGTYLIEREEK; from the coding sequence ATGAACACTAAGTACAAACCGATCCCGCGTGAATGGCAACTAGTTATGGACGAAGAGACCATAGCTCGCGCCATCTCGCGCATGAGCTTTGAGATCTTAGAGAAGGATCGCGATCTTAAGAACCTAGCCATCGTCGGTATTCGTACTGGAGGAGAGTTCCTGGGCAAGCGGCTTCAGGAGGAGATTCAGCGTATCGAAAAGATCGAGGTTCCTTATGGTGTTATCGATATCACCCTCTACCGTGATGATCTCTCTAGCGCACAGTCGCAGCCAACGTTGCGTGGCACCGATCTGCCGTTTAGGATAGCGGGTTCGCGTATTATCCTAGTGGATGACGTTCTTTTTACGGGGCGCACTATCCGTTCAGCGCTTGATGCGATTATAGATTTTGGTCGGCCACACAGGGTTGAGCTGGCGGTTCTGGCAGACCGAGGATATCGCGAGCTTCCGATTCAGGCTGACTATGTGGGCAAAGTTATACCCACGCAACGCTCGCAACTTGTGCGGGTTCGCTTGACTGAGATGGGGTATCGGGATGGCACATACCTAATTGAGCGTGAGGAGAAGTAG